Within the Montipora foliosa isolate CH-2021 chromosome 11, ASM3666993v2, whole genome shotgun sequence genome, the region CCTCCGCTGGGAACTCAAACAGCAGTTTCCAGGATATGACATTCAGcagtataacatcatcatcgatGTCTTAGGAGGGTGGTCCACTGAGGTAGACGAGGCTATGAGGGAACTGTTTGGGGCTCGAGGAGGGGAGATTCTACTCCGGATGCAGAGAGCCGTCATCTCGCACACCCTAAACATTGCCCGCACACTGAAAGTGATGTCTTGAGGATAGAACAGAGTGAACTGagacatttttagtttatttatagTAAATTAGATATTATGTATATACTTTACAAGCTATAAAGTTGTTAGCCTTAGGGCCGCCTGGGTTACGTTCGACGCCCCAAGCTGGCTGGATAGGGATCCATATGGCATCCATacgttttcactgtcataataataataataaattatagttttgtgatttgttttcctttcaggTCCAATCTACTGTCTTTAGATTTAAGCTTTAACAACCTAACAGATCTTTTTGGCACCATAAATGTGTTGAAAACACTACCCAAGCTGAAAAATCTTGTTCTTCAGGGAAATCCTTTGGCAGTAAGTATGGACAAGATTAATTATATTGAAAGGACACCTAGGTAGATGTTGTTGACCCATTCACCTCTGAAGCCACctccactgacaagtaaaatcatcttggGCTGGTTGCTTGAagactggttagcgctaaccattggttaagaggtatcaaaacctataggtttctgtggtatttaacgctggttagcgctaaccgtgctTTGAGCAACCAGACTGAGTGCAGTGTAAAACCTGTAAGTCTCATTCTCAGCAAGGAAACAGACTTCGATGTTGTTAAATTGCAAGCATGTTTACGTTCATATTCACAGGGGTCATTGTAAAAATTCTTGATTCCACCTGACCGCCCCAGAGGTGCCTGTTCTGAATGTTTGTTGTTTAGGAAagtaaaagaaatatttttcagAGTTGCAAGTCCTAGCTGTTTTCACCAGAAATTGAAGTACCGATAAAATCCATTCAAGGATTCTTCATGATTGTGGTCAGAATCTTTAAAGATTCTTATAAGTTTGCAGATCTTGCTCAGATCCTGAGAGAATTATTTCATCCAGGATACTGTGACAAGATTGTTAATAAGtacttttattatatggctctgtctcacgaggactgggaactacaaaattcacgaatttgattggctaaaatcgatattgaccgcggtctagattttcccatctagaccggtaatgttttgcggtgaaaagatgcaaactaaaatgcaaaaatattgagtattttgttctaccaatatttatttatggaagtgccaaacagcatgatgacaaaagagaggatgacgagcaaactttggcagaattaagttcagctcatctccactcatcgccgttcgcaagcaaaatgtcagttagtacaaaccagttacattaaacgaattaaatcgttcttgtttggccatataataaacatcttattaaccgagctaggtcggtctgtatgggagaatcttgacctcggtcgctggtacagacctcactgcgttcggtctgtactggcgacctcggtcatgattctcccatacagacctcccgctcggttaataagaactaattaagAACTTAAGATGTCCCAAGGACCATGGAAGGTCATCAACAAAAACATTGCAAGAACCTTTACTAGAAATTAAAAAGTCTTTAAAGAAACTTAAAGATCCTGTGACGCTTTTTATCAAGGGTATACATCAAGTTCAAACTAATAGAAGATGATTGTATTGGATTTATCATTAAATCCTAGTCACCAAGTGTTTACTTACTATTGTATTCAATATTATTCTGACTGCCCTTGATTTCTTCATTTAGCTTGTTCCAGGTTATCGTGGCTACACAATAGACTCTATCCGGCAACTGACAATTCTTGATGATATCAGAATTTCTgctgatgaaaagcatttctTCAAAGGCCTTTCAAAGTTGAAAGGTATGTGTCACACTTGCCAATTGGCAGAACAACATGAATTAGTTCTCTCAAGTCCCTTGTGCAAAAATGGGAATTTAAGCAAGTAAACGTAAAAGTACTGGAGATGTTTTCCTATGCTATAGAAGGCTGGCATTGTTGACTTTCAGCGACTAGAGGGTGTGCAGATTTACAATATTGAGGTGTTGTTGTATAAAATATAGTTTTACAGTTATAGCATACGTGACTAAATTGTCAATCAGGACTATAATATGATAATAAAGGGGCTTCTCGCACATCAAGACCATTCAGCTGCATATGTTTATactattaaatttaaaaataaattattgttaatcACAGAGTGTTTACTAGAGAACAAATTCATTTGTGGTAGTTACTTTTAATTAAGAATTAAGAATTTACATtaaattatttctcttttaatttgttCAATTCTGTACTGTCCTTGAAGAAGCTAGGTGAAGGTTACAGTCTCTTCTTTAAAATGATATCTTGCTGTGGCTTAAAACTTAGCAAATAACTGAGTTTCTGTCAATACCACTGACATGCATTTTCACTGTCTTAATTTTTTAAGATGTTCCTCTTGATGAAGCACAAGTCACAGTATCAATAAGGAACATCAAGGGAGTTAAAATGCCAGAAGAGATTGAGGTCTGTATTCCGCATGCAATGGCCAAATCAAGACTTTTACAGTATGCTGGGTGTTCGTGGTAATGgcgaaaaacaaaacatttttttgaaacttACATATTAGTTCAAAATATTATCAAGTGGGTTTTATGATTCTCTATCAGAAggggttttataaaataattatgattGTACGCATACTTTCATTGATCAATAACTGTGTTTAGATAAGAGAATGTAAACACGActgtgacatcacatgaattttgattggttatgtgttgtcaggtaggaaatatgagcatgtatcaagaaaatctgtttcagccttgaagtaaaaaagaattatttttgagaaatattttataaaagcaatagaggactttgtTCCATGTTTATACATAACCTCATCTAATCACTCGGGGAGTTGAGAAAATTGTCGACAGTTATGTAAACCCTTGACTGCATCTCGGGTTTACATAACTGccttgaattctcccaactccctgAATGATTAGATGAggttcatgtacatgtaaacacggaaaaagtcctctttTGCTTAACATGTACGGGTAGTTCAAGCTAGCTCAAGGCATGTTGCTATTAAATTATCTTCAACATTAGATTTCAAAAGGGGTTCAGAGTTTTAAAGTACCAACTTTGCAGACCAAAACAAGTAAAGACTTACTCTACAAGCAAGAcggtttttttcaaatttagacaGAAAAACCTgaagactgaaagattcaagGATTTTGCACAATGCTCAGTCTTACAGGCTGTACCGTATATTATGCAAACTCCTTCTTGGAGCTTATGCTATTATAAATTTGATGAAAGGTTTACTCTTAGACTATCTTTCCTGGACAACATGTTTTATATGGTCTCAACAGAGGTGTTATGCTGCATAATTCATCTTTGGTGTTATCCAACTTTAAATAGCCttgttgttttgcttttgttactctgtcattttatttaattttggtagttccttcagctaccaGGCTGGAATCAATAGAAGCCTACAGCCGCCCTTTACCCCCTCCCATTGTCAGTGCTCtattttacgggtatttaaagcaaTAGCTATGcaaatcagaggaaagtcgaaacagacatTGAAGTCGCTGAGAATTGCACTTGTAACCTCTGGCTTTCAAAGACACACATCAGGCATTTGAGCTAGCTATAGGCCTGCTTCTTTCCTCTTGTAAGCTTTAAAGCCTTCATTGTATTATTTTTGTACTAGGATCCTGAAATCAATGCTGATTACCCCAAGACTGAACACAAGTACCACATTGAATTCCGCTTCCTTAAGGCCGAACCCACACTGTGCCCAAACGACACCCCAGTATGTGAGTCCCCAGTTCTTTCAGTTCCTGCCATCTCACTAAAGACAGCCAATAACAATAAGAATGTTAACCAAGAGGAAAGCAGTAGTGTTGATGGTATTTCCCAAAGTGGAGATTCTAGTAAGTTAAAACATAATTTATTAATaaaaaactattattattaatagtgTTCTGATCTTCACTTTTTCACCCACTGTTTCCCTGGGCAAAAAGTCTTAACTGTCGACCCACTAGCAATCTGCAAATTTCAAAGCTGTGTAACCCAAATTTTGTGTTActttctgtttcaatcaaaagaAGAAGTTATTggtaaatgcaatttaactGAGAAAACAACTACGAGCGACTGCAGTCaataatataaatatatataaatatatatcttgttatataaatataacaaaaccactgacaaaaattattttcttcggtgtttttgttgtatttgcACGTGTCGGATTCCTCTTGCTTTAGGTTGTAGAGCTTATTCATTGGTGTGGCGGGAAGAAGGAGCATTTTGTGTGGAGTGTTTAGCAgttttttccctcccttgaATCCCCATTTATTTTCTAAGTGTTTATCAGTGTGATGGATGGGTGCCTGCATTCTCAGGGGCATGGGGCGTcgtggctgggttgtcaggttttttccaggcacccaacctccacttaGCGACGCAGTTGTTAACTTAAATAATCCTTTACTTATCTTTCCATGACTTCCTCCAATAAGACCACCATAAATATCAATATTATTGGCAGCCTGAAGCCAATTTTAGCAAGTTGAGGACTGTTAGACTTATCTACTGCTAAGATTGCAACTTATGTTAAAGATAGTAATGACATGCATGCTGAATTTTTGTTAACTTCAGGAAGTATCCTGTCAGGTTTAAGTGTCAACTATGTTAACTTTGTAGTATAATAGAgctaatgttagcattggtgaaataaaattaatgttatctgtttgaagtgcaggttataaaCTGACGTAAATTATGGTGAAGTGATCCTCACTGGGGGCGGCCCAGGGCAGTTCAGCTAGCAACTTGTGTTAATGGGTTAACATTCACTCAAATGTCCCCATTTAATAGAAGTATAATTAATGGCAAGAGAACACTTGATGACACTTGTATTGACATTCACATTACTTGCAATTCTGGGCATATCTGGAGATCCCTTGTTGCAGATACTAAGCACGGTAATGGTAACAAATCTGATCCAAGCAACACATCATCAAACAATATGTCAGCCCACGTTGTTGGCCAACACGACAGTTACCAACAATCTTTGAAGGTGATgtgatcaggggcacccaatgatAATCCTCTGTGAAATATGTGTttgggagagtcaaactgttctcagaatttcggttctacgttgccaaacagctaaagatttctttactaaaacgttTCCTAAAAGATTCATAACCAGGAAAAGGTAGGCCCACAAGGACATTTTcagaagggatatttttgcaagttttggcacttaaaaaggtcacctggCAGTTTCAGTTGAGCAAATGGTTaggttggaagttcttagaaggtaatgTTCAGCTTGCAATTTCTGAAAATTATGAAGATATCGTTCCCTAAAATTCTCGGACACCTCAATTTTCCGCCAAGATATCCAGACAGaccaaattcttctaggtgataaaatcatctctttagacagtcttttattcagtctctcaaaggctttggCTTAATCTGCTCATTGGGTGCCCTTGTGTGATGTGCTGACCAATGCAAATTATGGTTGGATCGGATTCGTTACCATAGAACCACTTAGAACATATCTAGGTGAACTCTTTGTTGACGGACAGTCTCAGAGTCATGAATTTATTAAACAATCTTGTTCAGTTTTTATGTTATAGGCGATGTAAATACTTTTAATTATCTCTGCCAGGTTTGTTGGAGATGGTTGCAACACATAGCTTGCCTTGGTCTGAAGAGGGAATAGAGCTTGACTACTGTGGAAAATTCGACACACGTTTATTGGCTCCTCTAAGAGACTAccttcaaaatggtgtccagtTCACAGTGGTTAAGACTAAGCACATGTATGTTTTGGAGGATCCTAATGCACAGCAAAATGATGATAACAAGTCCTTAGCATCAGTTAAAAGTATGTTGgacacatatttttttttttgtggacaCAATTCACGTTTGGGTCCAGCTATCAACCCAAACCCCAAGGCTTTAAGATATAATGATGGATTTTGTGTGGCAAAATTGTAAGTGAATTTTGCATGCCTTCGAGAAGTGCTTTGCCAAAAAATTAACCCTTTCCCTTGTAAGAGTGACACTCATAGTTTTTGTTCTGTGTAATGCCAAGCTATTGTTAGTAGTTGTTAATAATACATTGAGGGGCTGGTCAGAGATGAAGGGTGACCAACATCTAGGTCCATTCAAAAATCTATGTTCGTTTTAATCCCTTCCCTCCTAAGTGTGACACATAagttttattctgtctaacgccagataaTTTTACTCTGAAACAAGGGCCAGTTTAACGGTCAAAGGGTTATCTGTAATTTGATAAAGACGGGCTAAACCAGTCTGTTATTTTCTGTCCCTctggtttaacccattgactcccaggggttccccattgacgagtaaaatcgtctggcgttagagtaaaaaaGTTGGGCGCCAAGTCTGGGCGGTTTAGGCCgttttggacatcaaagggttaacattttaaaaaaagttgctTCACTTATGATTACCAATGTACACAGCCTTTTTTCTCAGCTTTGTGTCACACAAAAATGGCAGTCCTACATTCTTTGTCGTCTGTGTAGTGGTTTGATGGAAACATCAAAAAAACACTTTGTAGTTAAAAGATGTCATGAGGGAAGTAGCCCTGGGTGATGGTATGGTCGCATGGTTGATATTTGCCACAGTATAATTATGATAAGCCAACACGTACTCTTGTAAACCAGTAGTTGACATAGAGTGCATTTGTAGGTGACTATCTTATAAAATTTAAGTCATTCTGTCTTAGGTCGCCCAGGAAGCAAAGCACAGAAGGTGCCAACTAAAGAGAAGCGGAAAGAATCTGCAAAgggaaaagtaaataatttatCTGCTGACCAAATAGACATTAATTTCTCAGTAATTATTGGAGAATCATTCAGAAGACTGTGATTGAATCAAAGGTTTTCTCAAAATATTGCACACACAGCATTAATAAATTTTGTTCATCATTGGGAGAAATCCACCAACATTAATTCTGCATTCAATATTCACAGCCAAGGGAAGGAAAAAGCAAGAAGAGCAAACAAGAAGACATTGAGCTCTTTGAGCTACCAAGAACACGATCAGAGTTGGGTTCATGTCATGTCCAACTCTCTCCTATACTGGAAGGGGAACTTGAAGTGGAGTCGGAGTGTGTTTGTGAAGGGGAAGAAGGCACTCCAGAGAGTAATAAAAAAGGAGAGGGATCTTGTTCTAAATCTGATGCCTATGGTAAAAAGAAGTCAATTAAAGGTAATACTGATTCAAGATATGGACTCCTTCAAATAGTCTTTCTTGAG harbors:
- the LOC137976407 gene encoding leucine-rich repeat-containing protein 43-like isoform X2, with the protein product MTQIANSLNITAAFHSQLNTLCIREFPCGYGSWRAPNVTSNTSLKINTEGKYSEHSAQLESVESLQGLAVKIPYNADCSWSDEAESLREIAVKTPDKLSKTYILKFFKSLRIVDKKELELAANQISDISTLCVCPPPLIHLGLSYNQISSVTGHMKATSWSNLLSLDLSFNNLTDLFGTINVLKTLPKLKNLVLQGNPLALVPGYRGYTIDSIRQLTILDDIRISADEKHFFKGLSKLKDVPLDEAQVTVSIRNIKGVKMPEEIEDPEINADYPKTEHKYHIEFRFLKAEPTLCPNDTPVCESPVLSVPAISLKTANNNKNVNQEESSSVDGISQSGDSSLLEMVATHSLPWSEEGIELDYCGKFDTRLLAPLRDYLQNGVQFTVVKTKHMYVLEDPNAQQNDDNKSLASVKSRPGSKAQKVPTKEKRKESAKGKPREGKSKKSKQEDIELFELPRTRSELGSCHVQLSPILEGELEVESECVCEGEEGTPESNKKGEGSCSKSDAYGKKKSIKDGADKPSKGNLRASTPGKNKAGHPKSSKDDKKGKEKDKHVDNNGEEEDMTPPTLPLTIQVNIKLHCWKSAREAAQELVPHNVPSQSGQN
- the LOC137976407 gene encoding leucine-rich repeat-containing protein 43-like isoform X1; the protein is MTQIANSLNITAAFHSQLNTLCIREFPCGYGSWRAPNVTSNTSLKINTEGKYSEHSAQLESVESLQGLAVKIPYNADCSWSDEAESLREIAVKTPDKLSKTYILKFFKSLRIVDKKVTEIDEGLLQLSNLKKLSLSANLIKQIDSKRLPKGLEELELAANQISDISTLCVCPPPLIHLGLSYNQISSVTGHMKATSWSNLLSLDLSFNNLTDLFGTINVLKTLPKLKNLVLQGNPLALVPGYRGYTIDSIRQLTILDDIRISADEKHFFKGLSKLKDVPLDEAQVTVSIRNIKGVKMPEEIEDPEINADYPKTEHKYHIEFRFLKAEPTLCPNDTPVCESPVLSVPAISLKTANNNKNVNQEESSSVDGISQSGDSSLLEMVATHSLPWSEEGIELDYCGKFDTRLLAPLRDYLQNGVQFTVVKTKHMYVLEDPNAQQNDDNKSLASVKSRPGSKAQKVPTKEKRKESAKGKPREGKSKKSKQEDIELFELPRTRSELGSCHVQLSPILEGELEVESECVCEGEEGTPESNKKGEGSCSKSDAYGKKKSIKDGADKPSKGNLRASTPGKNKAGHPKSSKDDKKGKEKDKHVDNNGEEEDMTPPTLPLTIQVNIKLHCWKSAREAAQELVPHNVPSQSGQN